In Marinobacter salsuginis, one DNA window encodes the following:
- the grxD gene encoding Grx4 family monothiol glutaredoxin: MDINETIKSQLEENPIILYMKGSPQAPQCGFSAKTVQAVMACGERFAFVNILDNQELREALKVYSSWPTYPQLYINGELVGGCDIVLEMSESGELAKLVKEAAKQAEA; this comes from the coding sequence ATGGATATCAATGAAACTATCAAAAGCCAGCTCGAAGAGAATCCGATCATCCTTTACATGAAGGGTAGCCCTCAGGCGCCACAGTGTGGATTCTCTGCCAAGACGGTACAGGCAGTGATGGCTTGCGGCGAGCGCTTTGCTTTTGTGAATATCCTGGATAACCAGGAGCTTCGTGAGGCCCTCAAGGTTTACTCCAGCTGGCCGACCTATCCCCAGCTCTATATCAACGGTGAGCTGGTTGGTGGTTGTGACATCGTTCTGGAAATGTCCGAGAGCGGTGAACTGGCCAAGCTTGTAAAAGAGGCCGCGAAGCAGGCAGAAGCCTGA
- a CDS encoding energy transducer TonB family protein produces MPEKSSPHVLPAPYRLGLAVSLALFLHTLLLSGIPAPVEEQAVTHKDSVRFELVPRGARETTANTPENSSPSPTTSRIPPFEIDPPRPESAPKPEIVTTNQPQTTTPSEQTNTRSPESPAAEKSISANAGAEPEPTPENPDEKVTRITESPAELDPYVVKLAIHLARELEKLRVPALRDLTETVAMEVELQLLANGALTRAKVLSSTGIRTIDEAGYRAALAASPYPQPPKDGENRNRFEVELLFTPKRL; encoded by the coding sequence ATGCCTGAAAAAAGTAGTCCACATGTCCTGCCGGCTCCTTACCGTCTGGGGTTGGCAGTATCTCTGGCACTATTCCTCCACACATTGCTGCTGTCAGGTATCCCGGCCCCCGTGGAAGAACAGGCGGTCACCCATAAGGACAGTGTCCGTTTCGAGCTGGTACCTCGGGGCGCTCGTGAAACCACAGCGAATACGCCTGAGAACTCCAGCCCGAGCCCGACCACATCAAGGATTCCACCTTTCGAGATTGATCCTCCGCGCCCCGAATCCGCTCCGAAGCCGGAGATTGTCACTACAAATCAACCGCAAACCACAACACCGAGTGAGCAGACTAATACCCGTTCTCCCGAAAGCCCGGCGGCCGAAAAAAGCATCAGCGCCAATGCCGGTGCAGAGCCAGAGCCGACTCCGGAAAATCCAGACGAGAAGGTAACACGGATCACTGAGTCGCCGGCCGAACTGGACCCTTACGTGGTCAAGTTGGCCATCCACCTGGCACGGGAGCTGGAAAAACTGAGAGTACCGGCTTTAAGGGATTTGACCGAGACAGTGGCCATGGAAGTGGAACTGCAATTGCTGGCAAATGGTGCCCTAACCCGGGCAAAGGTGCTGAGTTCTACAGGTATCAGGACTATCGACGAAGCTGGATATCGGGCGGCTCTGGCAGCGAGCCCCTACCCCCAGCCACCGAAAGATGGCGAAAACCGAAACCGCTTCGAGGTCGAACTGTTATTTACCCCGAAACGGCTCTGA
- the argF gene encoding ornithine carbamoyltransferase, whose amino-acid sequence MAARHFLTLNDMTTTELESLVDHASALRNEWRQGKVRDSLKNRVLAMIFEKSSTRTRVSFEAGMAQLGGSAMFLSPRDTQLGRGEPIEDSAIVISSMVDAVMIRTFAHETVERFAAASRVPVINALTDDFHPCQLLADMQTYREHRGSIRGATVAWIGDGNNMCHSYINAAAQFDFNLNIACPEGYEPAEALLKDHGDRVKVVRDPAEAARNAQLLVTDVWASMGQEDEQKAREKAFSGYQINPELLALADKDALFMHCLPAHRGEEISADMMEHPASVVWDEAENRLHAQKALLEFLILNRLD is encoded by the coding sequence ATGGCGGCAAGACATTTTCTGACATTGAATGACATGACAACCACCGAGCTGGAAAGCCTGGTTGATCATGCCTCGGCATTGCGCAACGAGTGGCGGCAAGGCAAGGTTCGGGACTCCCTGAAAAACCGGGTGCTGGCGATGATCTTCGAGAAATCGTCTACCCGAACCAGAGTGTCCTTTGAAGCCGGCATGGCCCAGCTTGGTGGCTCCGCAATGTTCCTGTCGCCCAGGGATACGCAGCTTGGCCGCGGTGAACCTATTGAAGACTCCGCTATCGTTATATCCAGCATGGTGGATGCGGTGATGATCCGCACCTTTGCCCATGAAACCGTGGAGCGGTTCGCAGCAGCATCCCGGGTCCCGGTAATTAATGCCCTGACCGACGATTTCCACCCCTGCCAGCTGCTGGCTGACATGCAGACTTATCGTGAGCACCGTGGCAGCATCCGTGGTGCCACGGTGGCCTGGATCGGCGACGGAAATAACATGTGCCACTCATACATCAACGCTGCCGCCCAGTTTGATTTCAACCTGAACATTGCCTGCCCCGAAGGTTACGAACCGGCCGAGGCACTGCTAAAGGACCACGGAGACCGGGTCAAGGTCGTTCGAGATCCCGCAGAGGCAGCCCGCAACGCCCAGCTTCTGGTAACCGATGTCTGGGCCTCCATGGGCCAGGAAGACGAGCAGAAGGCTCGCGAAAAAGCATTCAGTGGCTATCAGATCAACCCGGAACTGCTTGCTCTGGCCGATAAGGATGCGCTCTTCATGCATTGTCTGCCTGCCCATCGTGGCGAGGAAATCTCCGCCGATATGATGGAACACCCCGCGTCCGTGGTCTGGGACGAGGCCGAAAACCGTCTGCATGCACAGAAAGCCCTGCTTGAATTTCTCATCCTGAATCGTCTGGACTAA
- a CDS encoding ABC transporter ATP-binding protein, translated as MSITAQSPADWLLEVNNLSCGYGGDSVVKDVSFALSHGDIGCLLGPSGCGKSTILRALAGFLPLSGGEICLQSQTISLPGRTLPPEKRRIGMVFQDYALFPHLTIADNVGFGLHNLKKAEKRQKVMELLNVVHLQDLADNYPHELSGGQQQRVALARALAPEPTLILLDEPFSNLDADLRRRLSLDVREILKTLGISAILVTHDQQEAFAMCDQVAVLRNGRIQQWDVPYNLYHEPANRFVASFVGQGGFIPGTALGPDTIESELGVIHGNRAYRWEPGTLVDVLIRPDDIVHDPDSDLQPKVVEKTFAGTSTLYRFRCSEDTEFEALFRSHLDFNLGEHVPVRVEADHLIAFERTS; from the coding sequence ATGAGCATAACCGCGCAATCTCCGGCAGACTGGCTGCTTGAGGTCAATAACCTGTCCTGTGGTTACGGCGGGGATTCCGTGGTCAAGGACGTCAGCTTTGCCCTGAGTCATGGCGACATCGGCTGCCTTCTCGGCCCCAGCGGCTGCGGCAAAAGCACCATACTGCGCGCCCTCGCTGGTTTTCTCCCGCTCAGCGGTGGCGAAATCTGCCTGCAATCACAGACCATCAGCCTGCCTGGGCGCACGTTACCGCCGGAAAAACGGCGAATCGGCATGGTGTTTCAGGATTACGCGCTGTTTCCACACCTGACCATTGCTGACAACGTGGGGTTTGGCCTGCACAACCTGAAAAAGGCAGAAAAGCGCCAAAAGGTCATGGAGCTGCTTAATGTTGTGCACCTGCAGGACCTGGCCGACAACTACCCCCACGAACTATCCGGCGGCCAACAGCAACGGGTTGCTCTGGCACGCGCCCTGGCACCCGAACCGACCCTGATCCTGCTGGATGAGCCTTTTTCCAACCTGGACGCGGATCTGCGCCGGCGCCTGAGCCTGGATGTACGGGAAATTCTCAAGACTCTGGGCATCAGTGCCATCCTGGTCACCCACGACCAGCAGGAAGCCTTCGCGATGTGCGATCAGGTCGCGGTGTTGCGGAACGGCAGGATCCAGCAGTGGGATGTCCCCTACAACCTCTACCATGAACCGGCGAATCGTTTCGTGGCCAGTTTCGTCGGCCAGGGCGGCTTTATCCCGGGCACCGCCCTCGGGCCGGACACTATCGAATCCGAACTGGGCGTGATCCATGGTAACCGGGCCTACCGATGGGAGCCCGGCACCCTGGTGGACGTGCTGATCCGCCCTGATGACATTGTCCACGACCCTGATTCGGATCTGCAGCCAAAGGTCGTTGAAAAAACCTTTGCCGGCACTTCAACCCTGTACCGTTTCCGGTGCTCCGAAGACACGGAATTCGAGGCCCTGTTCCGCAGCCACCTGGATTTCAATCTGGGCGAGCATGTTCCGGTGCGAGTCGAGGCTGATCACCTGATCGCCTTCGAACGCACCTCCTGA
- a CDS encoding Yip1 family protein — MSLTHTFGLLAHPDQEWEAIRNESESVTKLYAGHILLLALIPAVAGFIGTTQVGWQIGDGQITKLSVTSALQLSLLFYGAMLAGIFVLGKFIDFFAATYDASERTPRGVTLAAYTATPIFLIGVIAAYPNIWVNMLAGLVAVAYAVYLLYEGLPILMKIPAEKGFMFASSVLTVGLVMFVALLAISVVIWSMGIGPVYVS; from the coding sequence ATGAGTCTGACACACACGTTTGGCCTGCTCGCCCATCCTGACCAGGAGTGGGAAGCGATCCGCAATGAATCCGAGTCCGTCACAAAGCTATACGCCGGCCATATCCTGTTATTGGCACTGATTCCAGCGGTTGCCGGTTTCATAGGAACAACCCAGGTAGGCTGGCAGATTGGTGACGGCCAGATTACGAAGTTGTCGGTGACGAGTGCGCTACAGCTATCGTTGCTTTTTTATGGGGCCATGCTTGCCGGCATCTTTGTGCTGGGCAAATTCATTGATTTCTTTGCAGCCACTTATGACGCATCGGAGCGAACGCCCAGAGGCGTGACCCTGGCCGCCTACACAGCGACCCCCATTTTCCTGATCGGAGTCATTGCCGCTTACCCGAACATCTGGGTGAACATGCTGGCAGGCCTGGTAGCTGTTGCCTATGCAGTCTACCTGCTTTACGAAGGCCTACCTATCCTGATGAAAATACCCGCGGAAAAGGGCTTCATGTTTGCCTCATCAGTCCTGACTGTGGGTCTGGTAATGTTTGTCGCTCTGCTTGCCATAAGCGTCGTCATCTGGAGCATGGGTATCGGCCCGGTCTATGTGAGTTGA
- a CDS encoding HlyC/CorC family transporter → MNETSLTALFILLVGLILLSGFFSSSETGMMSLNRYRLKHMAKTGHKGAKRAQGLLQRTDQLIGVILIGNNFVNIFASSIATVIAIRVWGDAGIAIATILLTIVILIFAEVTPKTLAALFPEKIAFPASYILGPLLKILYPIVWAVNLFTGGILKLLGVSAADAANDHLSREELRTLVNEAGALIPAKHKDMLVSILDLEKVTVNDIMVPRNEVVGIDLEDDTDTILRQLRSSQHTRLPVYKGDINNIQGILHLRSASKLLQQDEINKAMIMQLCQEPYFIPESTPLNTQLINFQKGRRRFGVVVDEYGDVLGLATLEDILEEIVGDFTTDYAATSPDIIPQDNGTFIIDGTSAVRTINKTLGWKLPTDGPKTLNGLITETLENIPDTNVCLKVDGHRVEVLQIKDNVVKAAIVHPKKRKKRSLSLKQ, encoded by the coding sequence TTGAACGAAACATCGCTTACCGCGCTGTTTATCCTCCTGGTCGGACTGATCCTGCTCTCCGGTTTCTTCTCAAGCTCTGAAACCGGGATGATGTCCCTGAACCGCTACCGCCTGAAACACATGGCCAAAACCGGCCATAAAGGTGCCAAGCGCGCCCAGGGTTTGCTGCAACGCACTGACCAGTTGATCGGCGTAATTCTGATTGGCAACAATTTCGTCAACATCTTTGCATCGTCGATCGCAACCGTTATTGCCATTCGCGTCTGGGGCGATGCCGGCATCGCCATCGCCACCATACTGCTGACAATCGTGATTCTGATCTTCGCGGAAGTCACCCCGAAAACCCTGGCGGCGCTGTTTCCCGAGAAAATCGCCTTTCCAGCCAGCTACATACTTGGGCCACTGCTCAAAATCCTCTATCCCATCGTCTGGGCCGTAAATCTGTTTACCGGCGGCATACTGAAACTTTTGGGGGTTTCCGCCGCCGATGCTGCCAACGACCACCTTAGCCGGGAAGAACTCCGAACCCTGGTGAACGAGGCCGGAGCCCTGATACCAGCCAAACATAAGGACATGCTTGTCAGCATTCTGGATCTGGAGAAAGTGACCGTAAATGACATCATGGTGCCGCGCAATGAGGTGGTCGGTATCGACCTGGAAGATGACACCGACACGATCCTGCGACAGTTGCGCAGCAGCCAACACACGCGGCTTCCGGTTTACAAGGGCGACATCAATAACATTCAGGGCATACTGCACCTGCGCAGCGCTTCGAAGCTGCTTCAGCAGGACGAGATCAACAAGGCCATGATCATGCAGCTTTGCCAGGAGCCCTATTTCATTCCGGAAAGCACGCCCCTGAACACTCAGTTGATCAACTTCCAGAAGGGTCGGCGCAGGTTTGGCGTTGTCGTAGACGAGTACGGCGACGTGCTGGGTCTGGCAACCCTTGAGGACATACTTGAAGAAATCGTCGGCGACTTCACGACGGACTACGCTGCCACCAGCCCGGACATTATCCCGCAGGACAACGGAACCTTTATTATCGATGGCACCTCTGCGGTGCGCACGATCAACAAGACACTGGGCTGGAAACTCCCCACGGACGGGCCGAAAACGCTCAATGGCCTGATCACAGAAACCCTTGAGAACATCCCCGACACCAACGTTTGCCTGAAAGTGGACGGCCACCGGGTGGAGGTTCTTCAAATCAAGGACAACGTCGTGAAAGCAGCCATTGTGCACCCGAAAAAACGCAAAAAGCGCTCACTGTCACTGAAACAGTAA
- a CDS encoding DUF1631 domain-containing protein: MNKQSGIHYLREHREAGSNRPVPAEVTRIRDTVVAGLGDLLQGAFDAVDDSLFELANNARSNNEQNRYFEAMREIRIKRKGVERHFQNTVAQYFANPPHTGPLQEENLSKQANADTLSLVGNDDLEEQVALNAMITKAKAHFQGPLLQLQTRFSQVYPEATEESPVNPMAPEHLCSAFTEAIQALEIQIRERLILLKQFDRYVVSNLGMLLDEANRILIQAGIIPNFRYHGKAGKQHEASGAKTASSAKGEPDTADTSTRDGSQEYAGSSAVFEQIRQMLALQRANAGIPPRASDPAVRVIGDSELASLLNALPIANASWQNQSNLSDGEPVSVDLRQLVHQLLQEEADHGDGRKPALNEVDEDLINLVSMLFEFILDDYNLSAPVQVLISRLQIPILKVVIRDKSFFSRSTHPARRLLNSLARAGIGWSNSDEKSKDKLYDQIHNIVQRILNEFDGDVSLFEKLNQEFEEFLERENRKASLVEQRTRESERGRIKSQAAQQTVDNLLKEKVSRYRLPQPVHDILMNGWSRVLFLAYLRDDVEHRWNSTVKVVDDLIWCLHPHQEDDERDQWVRVVPSLLKSLRSGLEEVSYNSSKLDEMMGQLKHELAEAFRTNAVIEPRPNATPSPDEDEENLSQKQTNKRQELDDAAVSEYVVQIDGLQIGNWVEFRLVNGANFRCKLSAIIDEADCFVFVNRMGLKVIEKTRIELAHEMRRGRLTLLEQGALIDRALDAVVGTLRSKTA, encoded by the coding sequence ATGAACAAGCAGTCCGGCATACATTACCTCCGCGAGCACAGGGAAGCCGGAAGTAACAGACCGGTTCCTGCGGAGGTCACCCGCATCCGGGACACCGTTGTCGCCGGACTCGGTGATTTGCTGCAGGGCGCCTTCGACGCCGTCGACGATTCGCTGTTCGAGCTGGCCAACAATGCCCGCAGCAATAATGAACAAAACCGGTATTTCGAAGCGATGCGTGAAATACGCATCAAACGGAAGGGTGTAGAGCGGCACTTTCAGAACACCGTAGCCCAGTACTTCGCCAATCCCCCTCATACCGGCCCGCTTCAAGAGGAAAACCTGAGCAAGCAGGCCAACGCAGATACTCTCTCCCTGGTTGGCAATGACGACCTGGAAGAGCAGGTTGCGCTCAACGCCATGATCACCAAGGCGAAAGCGCACTTTCAGGGCCCCCTGCTTCAACTCCAGACCCGCTTCAGCCAGGTGTACCCGGAAGCCACCGAAGAATCACCGGTGAATCCCATGGCACCGGAACATCTTTGCAGCGCCTTTACTGAGGCGATACAGGCTCTGGAAATCCAGATTCGGGAACGTCTGATTCTGCTGAAGCAGTTTGACCGCTACGTTGTCTCCAATCTGGGCATGCTTCTGGACGAAGCCAATCGCATACTGATTCAGGCCGGCATCATTCCGAATTTCAGGTATCACGGGAAAGCCGGTAAGCAGCACGAGGCCTCTGGGGCGAAGACGGCGAGCTCTGCCAAAGGCGAGCCGGACACGGCAGACACATCAACCCGAGACGGCAGCCAGGAATATGCAGGAAGCAGCGCCGTCTTCGAGCAAATTCGCCAGATGCTGGCATTGCAAAGGGCCAACGCGGGCATACCCCCAAGAGCATCTGATCCTGCAGTGAGAGTTATCGGGGACTCTGAGTTAGCAAGCCTGCTTAATGCATTGCCAATTGCCAACGCTTCCTGGCAGAACCAGAGCAATCTGAGTGATGGAGAACCTGTAAGTGTAGACCTCAGGCAGTTGGTACACCAACTCCTCCAGGAAGAGGCTGACCATGGTGATGGGCGAAAACCTGCACTGAACGAGGTCGATGAAGACCTGATTAACCTCGTCTCCATGCTATTTGAATTCATCCTGGACGACTACAATCTCTCGGCACCTGTACAGGTACTCATCAGTCGTCTGCAGATACCAATCCTTAAGGTTGTCATTCGGGACAAGAGCTTTTTCAGTCGCTCCACACATCCGGCTCGCAGGCTCCTTAACTCGCTTGCCCGTGCAGGGATTGGCTGGAGCAATAGTGACGAAAAATCAAAGGATAAGCTCTACGACCAGATTCACAACATAGTACAACGCATTCTCAACGAGTTTGATGGTGACGTCTCGCTATTCGAAAAACTGAATCAGGAGTTCGAAGAGTTTCTCGAGCGCGAAAACCGCAAGGCGTCACTTGTAGAGCAGCGAACCCGAGAGTCGGAAAGAGGACGTATCAAATCCCAGGCGGCACAACAAACGGTCGACAACCTGCTGAAAGAGAAGGTGTCGCGCTATAGATTGCCGCAACCGGTGCACGACATTTTGATGAACGGTTGGAGCCGTGTCCTTTTCCTTGCCTATCTGCGCGACGATGTCGAACATCGCTGGAACTCTACAGTAAAGGTTGTTGATGATCTCATCTGGTGCCTGCACCCCCATCAAGAGGACGACGAGAGGGACCAATGGGTGCGGGTGGTTCCAAGCTTGCTGAAATCACTCAGGTCAGGCCTTGAAGAAGTTTCCTACAATTCGTCCAAGCTCGATGAAATGATGGGACAACTGAAACACGAACTGGCGGAAGCCTTCCGAACCAATGCAGTAATTGAGCCTCGACCCAATGCGACACCTTCACCCGACGAGGATGAAGAAAACCTTTCCCAAAAACAGACCAACAAGCGGCAAGAATTGGACGACGCAGCCGTGTCTGAGTATGTCGTTCAGATAGATGGTTTGCAGATCGGCAACTGGGTGGAGTTCCGTCTCGTGAATGGCGCCAATTTCCGGTGCAAGCTATCCGCCATCATTGACGAAGCAGACTGCTTTGTCTTTGTGAACCGGATGGGGCTGAAGGTTATTGAGAAAACCCGAATTGAACTGGCTCATGAAATGCGGCGCGGCCGGCTGACCCTGCTTGAGCAGGGGGCGCTGATTGACCGGGCCCTTGATGCGGTCGTCGGCACCCTGCGGAGCAAGACTGCCTGA